In Deferrivibrio essentukiensis, a single window of DNA contains:
- a CDS encoding histidinol phosphate phosphatase domain-containing protein, translating to MKNLKFYDLHTHTTFSDGVLIPAESARRAEVLGYSGIAITDHADDSNFKFIIEKQKEFQKSFNKVSDFKVIIGVEFTHVKPVLLEKVIPEARKFGADIVVVHGETIVEPVKEGTNRAAIEACADILAHPGLITEDEVKLAAANGVALEITTRKGHSYTNGHVFNLAKKFGANLVLNNDFHAPGDNLSVDMLVKVLKGIGINNNEILSIFENNKKIFNKGLGGLR from the coding sequence ATGAAAAATTTAAAATTTTACGATTTGCATACGCATACTACATTTAGCGATGGAGTGTTGATCCCAGCCGAATCTGCAAGAAGGGCTGAAGTTTTAGGTTACTCTGGAATTGCAATTACCGACCATGCTGATGATTCAAACTTTAAGTTTATAATTGAAAAACAGAAAGAATTCCAAAAAAGTTTTAATAAAGTGTCTGATTTTAAGGTGATTATTGGAGTTGAATTTACTCATGTTAAGCCTGTTTTACTTGAAAAAGTTATTCCTGAAGCAAGGAAATTTGGGGCAGATATTGTTGTCGTCCACGGTGAAACAATTGTGGAGCCGGTAAAAGAGGGTACAAACAGGGCAGCTATTGAGGCTTGTGCTGATATACTTGCACATCCAGGGCTTATAACGGAAGATGAAGTCAAACTTGCTGCAGCAAATGGTGTGGCGTTGGAAATTACCACCCGTAAAGGGCATTCTTACACCAATGGCCATGTTTTTAATCTTGCCAAAAAATTTGGTGCAAATCTGGTATTAAATAATGATTTTCATGCACCGGGGGATAATTTAAGTGTAGATATGTTGGTTAAAGTATTAAAGGGTATTGGCATAAATAATAATGAGATTTTATCTATTTTTGAAAATAATAAAAAAATTTTTAATAAAGGATTAGGAGGATTAAGATGA
- a CDS encoding TIGR00730 family Rossman fold protein, whose product MKSENNVVNQYLIDEFKVGDTWRMFKILSEFVEGFESLAHVEPAVSIFGSARAKEDHKDYKKARQLGRMLAESGITVLTGGGPGIMEAANRGAAEGGGQSIGLNIELPFEQKPNPYAKKVVTFNYFFVRKVMLVKYASAFVIFPGGFGTLDEFFEALTLIQTRKIKYFPLILVDSQYWSGLIEWIKNTMLENGFIAPDDLSLIKIVDETDEIMSCIKQFLKV is encoded by the coding sequence ATGAAAAGTGAGAATAATGTTGTAAATCAGTATTTGATTGATGAATTTAAGGTTGGTGATACGTGGAGGATGTTTAAGATTTTATCTGAATTTGTAGAAGGTTTTGAAAGCTTAGCCCATGTTGAGCCTGCAGTAAGTATCTTCGGGTCAGCCAGGGCGAAAGAAGACCATAAAGATTATAAAAAAGCAAGACAGCTCGGGCGGATGCTTGCCGAAAGTGGTATTACTGTTTTGACAGGGGGTGGCCCTGGAATTATGGAGGCTGCAAATAGAGGGGCGGCTGAAGGGGGCGGTCAATCGATTGGACTAAACATTGAGCTTCCTTTTGAACAAAAGCCAAATCCTTATGCAAAAAAGGTAGTAACGTTTAATTATTTTTTTGTAAGAAAAGTGATGTTGGTAAAATATGCCAGCGCTTTTGTAATTTTCCCCGGCGGGTTTGGCACGCTTGATGAATTTTTTGAAGCGCTAACTCTTATTCAGACCAGAAAGATAAAATATTTTCCTTTGATACTTGTTGATAGTCAATATTGGAGCGGGTTGATTGAATGGATAAAAAATACTATGCTTGAAAATGGTTTTATTGCTCCTGACGATTTATCTTTGATAAAAATTGTGGATGAGACAGATGAGATTATGTCGTGCATCAAACAGTTTTTGAAGGTGTAG
- a CDS encoding c-type cytochrome, with protein sequence MKKIIFITSLLLVVTISYATSDEELFYTKCTQCHGEGIILNKKYDKSTWKKTVKKMKSYGANISSSESKKIVDYLVKNAGE encoded by the coding sequence ATGAAAAAAATAATCTTTATAACTTCACTATTACTTGTCGTAACCATAAGTTACGCTACTTCAGACGAAGAGCTTTTTTACACAAAATGTACGCAGTGCCATGGCGAAGGGATAATTTTAAACAAAAAGTATGATAAAAGCACATGGAAAAAAACAGTCAAAAAGATGAAGTCTTACGGAGCAAATATTTCCTCATCCGAATCTAAAAAGATAGTGGATTATCTCGTTAAAAATGCAGGAGAATGA
- the iorA gene encoding indolepyruvate ferredoxin oxidoreductase subunit alpha: MRKVLSGNEAIARGAYEAGVKVVSSYPGTPSSEITDFVKRYGEIYCEWAVNEKVALEVAIGASLAGRRSMTCMKHVGLNVAADPLMTLSYTGVNGGLVILVADDPNMFSSQNEQDSRNYARFAKVPLLEPSDSNEAKEFVKKAFEISEKFCTPVIVRSVTRLSHSMSAVDLGERVEVTSKGLENNIPKWVMVPANGRVRHVFVEERLKELQTYNSESDLVVEEIISNEIGIITSGIPYQYVKEALPEASVLKLGMVWPLPLDKIVDFSKKVKKLYVVEELDPIIETELLAKGLKLKKIKRPLTGELSVDAVKKLFGIKVNKYKTTVKELPNRPPNMCPGCSHRGMFYAISKLKLFAAGDIGCYTLGLLPPLSAINSTVCMGASISMAHGIDRASDGEYAKKSVAVIGDSTFFHTGINGLLNSVYNKGCSTVVILDNRTTGMTGHQPNPGTGITIRGEESPRINFELLCRAFGIKNVVTVDPFDVDECIRVLKEETSKEELSVIITNRPCIFADRTVITNPYFIDADKCTGCTACTRLGCPAITWDKKKKIAMIDESLCTGCGLCPKVCRFNAIFQRGVK; the protein is encoded by the coding sequence ATGAGAAAGGTTTTATCCGGAAATGAGGCGATAGCCCGAGGTGCATATGAAGCGGGAGTAAAAGTTGTCAGCTCTTATCCCGGCACCCCGAGCAGTGAAATTACTGATTTTGTAAAAAGATATGGGGAGATTTACTGTGAGTGGGCAGTAAATGAAAAGGTAGCTTTAGAGGTTGCCATAGGTGCTTCCCTGGCCGGTAGACGCTCAATGACATGTATGAAACATGTGGGTTTGAATGTGGCCGCTGACCCATTGATGACGTTAAGTTATACGGGTGTAAATGGTGGCCTTGTGATTCTTGTGGCGGATGACCCCAATATGTTTAGCTCTCAAAATGAGCAAGACAGCCGAAATTATGCAAGGTTTGCAAAAGTACCTTTATTGGAGCCTTCAGATAGTAATGAGGCAAAAGAATTTGTTAAAAAAGCGTTTGAAATATCTGAGAAATTTTGTACACCTGTAATTGTAAGGTCAGTAACAAGGCTTTCTCACAGTATGTCAGCAGTTGATTTGGGAGAAAGGGTTGAAGTTACATCCAAAGGGCTTGAAAACAACATCCCTAAGTGGGTAATGGTACCTGCAAATGGAAGAGTTAGACACGTATTCGTTGAAGAAAGATTGAAAGAGCTACAAACATACAACAGTGAATCTGATTTGGTTGTAGAAGAAATAATTAGCAATGAAATTGGTATTATAACTTCAGGTATCCCTTACCAATATGTAAAAGAGGCATTGCCTGAGGCATCTGTGCTTAAACTTGGTATGGTTTGGCCATTGCCTTTAGATAAAATAGTTGATTTCTCTAAAAAGGTAAAAAAACTTTATGTGGTTGAAGAGCTTGACCCAATAATCGAGACTGAGTTATTGGCAAAAGGGTTAAAACTAAAAAAAATAAAAAGACCACTTACCGGTGAGTTATCAGTTGATGCTGTTAAAAAACTTTTTGGTATAAAAGTAAATAAATACAAAACAACGGTTAAAGAGCTTCCTAACAGACCACCGAATATGTGCCCTGGCTGTTCGCATAGAGGTATGTTTTATGCGATAAGTAAGTTGAAACTTTTTGCTGCAGGTGACATAGGTTGTTACACTTTAGGGCTTTTACCACCTTTGTCAGCAATAAACTCTACTGTTTGCATGGGTGCAAGTATTTCTATGGCACACGGTATAGATAGAGCAAGCGATGGCGAGTATGCCAAGAAGAGTGTTGCAGTAATTGGAGATTCTACATTTTTTCACACAGGTATTAACGGGTTGCTTAACTCTGTTTACAACAAGGGGTGTTCTACCGTTGTTATACTTGACAACAGAACAACAGGGATGACAGGTCATCAGCCTAATCCAGGTACAGGTATAACGATAAGAGGAGAAGAAAGCCCGAGAATTAATTTTGAGCTTTTGTGCAGAGCGTTTGGTATTAAAAATGTAGTAACTGTTGATCCGTTTGATGTAGACGAATGTATAAGAGTGTTAAAAGAGGAAACTTCGAAAGAAGAGTTAAGTGTGATTATTACTAATAGACCGTGTATTTTTGCCGACAGGACAGTAATTACAAATCCATACTTTATAGATGCTGACAAATGTACCGGTTGCACTGCATGCACAAGGCTAGGGTGTCCTGCAATTACTTGGGATAAAAAGAAAAAGATAGCTATGATTGATGAATCTCTCTGTACGGGATGTGGGCTTTGCCCAAAAGTCTGTAGATTTAATGCAATTTTTCAAAGGGGTGTTAAATGA